From the genome of Cynocephalus volans isolate mCynVol1 chromosome 14, mCynVol1.pri, whole genome shotgun sequence, one region includes:
- the FOXI3 gene encoding forkhead box protein I3, with translation MALYCGDNFAVYSQPGLSPSAAAAAPGAPPTARAPYGLADYAAPPAAAANPYLWLNGPGVGGPAPAAAYLGAPPPPPPPGAAAGPFLQPPPAAGTFGCSQRPFAQPAPAAPASPAGPAAPGELGWLSMASREDLMKMVRPPYSYSALIAMAIQSAPERKLTLSHIYQFVADSFPFYQRSKAGWQNSIRHNLSLNDCFKKVPRDEDDPGKGNYWTLDPNCEKMFDNGNFRRKRKRRSEASSSSTVAAGTSKSEEGLSSGLGSGVGGKPEGDSPSLLRPAQSPEPPEGTKSTASSPGGSVLTSAPCLNTFFSSLSTLNVSSSGSTQRALPGSRHLGIQGTQLPSSTFPPSSISEASPDTLQLSNSSGNSSSQRSSYYSPFPATTSGGQGSPFSSPFYNFSMVNSLIYPREGSEV, from the exons GTCCCcgtcggccgccgccgccgccccgggCGCCCCCCCGACCGCCAGGGCGCCCTACGGACTGGCCGACTACGCCGCGCCGCCGGCCGCCGCCGCCAACCCCTACCTGTGGCTCAACGGGCCCGGCGTGGGCGGCCCGGCCCCCGCCGCCGCCTACCTGGgcgccccgccgccgccgccacccccCGGGGCCGCGGCCGGGCCCTTCCTGCAGCCGCCGCCCGCCGCCGGCACCTTCGGCTGCTCGCAGCGGCCCTTCGCGCAGCCCGCGCCCGCCGCGCCCGCCTCGCCCGCCGGGCCCGCGGCTCCCGGCGAGCTGGGCTGGCTGTCCATGGCCAGCCGCGAGGACCTGATGAAGATGGTGCGGCCGCCCTACTCGTACTCGGCGCTCATCGCCATGGCCATCCAGAGCGCGCCCGAGCGCAAGCTCACGCTCAGCCACATCTACCAGTTCGTCGCCGACAGCTTCCCCTTCTACCAGCGCAGCAAGGCCGGCTGGCAGAACTCCATCCGCCACAACCTGTCGCTCAACGACTGCTTCAAGAAGGTGCCCCGCGACGAGGACGACCCAG GGAAAGGTAATTACTGGACTCTGGatccaaactgtgagaaaatgtttGACAATGGGAACTTCCGTCGGAAGAGAAAGCGCCGCTCTGAGGCCAGCAGCAGCTCCACAGTGGCTGCAGGGACATCAAAGTCGGAAGAAGGGCTGTCCTCAGGATTAGGGTCTGGAGTGGGTGGGAAGCCAGAAGGAGACAGCCCCTCCTTGCTGAGGCCTGCCCAGTCCCCAGAGCCTCCTGAGGGCACCAAGAGTACTGCCTCATCTCCTGGAGGATCCGTGCTCACCTCGGCCCCTTGCCTCAACACTTTCTTCAGCAGCCTCAGCACCTTAAATGTCAGCAGCAGTGGGAGCACCCAGCGAGCTCTCCCTGGCAGCCGCCACCTAGGGATCCAGGGGACCCAGCTGCCCTCCAGCACATTCCCCCCCAGCTCCATCTcagaggcctcaccagacacctTGCAGCTGAGTAACAGCAGCGGCAATAGCAGCAGCCAGAGATCTTCCTATTACAGCCCTTTCCCTGCCACCACCAGTGGGGGCCAAGGCAGCCCCTTCAGTAGCCCTTTCTACAACTTCAGCATGGTCAACAGCCTCATTTATCCCCGGGAGGGCTCTGAGGTGTAg